A window of Sphingobium herbicidovorans contains these coding sequences:
- a CDS encoding DUF4169 family protein translates to MGDIINLRQARKAKARGEKERVAAANRAKFGRTKAERQASLQEEVRQTQRIEGNRRELPEDDPQ, encoded by the coding sequence ATGGGCGACATCATCAATCTGAGACAGGCGCGCAAGGCCAAGGCGCGGGGCGAGAAGGAGCGGGTGGCTGCGGCCAATCGCGCCAAGTTCGGGCGCACGAAGGCGGAGCGGCAGGCCAGCCTTCAGGAAGAGGTGCGGCAGACCCAGCGGATAGAGGGCAATCGTCGTGAACTGCCGGAAGATGATCCTCAATAA